TAATTTGAGATTGTATTttaaggagaaaaatgttttcttattttataatttctttagaCTACTGTCTTCTTGTAATACGAATCTTCCAACTTTTGTGTCGCCAATCCTTAAAAGATGCTCCTCGTTCCAATATTTTACAAAACAAAGCATATGTTGACTTCTGTAACACTGTCGTCACGCCcttattatataacattctAAGCTTTATTTGAACCATATATAACAGAGACTATACCTTAGAACTTGGTTTTCTTTCATTGCGATTGTTTTGAGAAAgagcaacaacaaaacaaaagagatgtTGAATCTGTTAAGAGAAGAGGTACTATTGGTAGTGCAGAAGTATTATTACGACCTAATCATGGTCGCATTATTCACTATAGGAGTAACATATTTGGCTTCAAAAGCTTGGAAAAGAGCCACAACAAACAATAGAGAAGAAATCCCTGGCAGGTTGGGATTGCCTTTTATTGGggaaactttttcttttctttcagcCACTAATAGCACAAGAGGATGCTATGATTTTGTCAGACTTAGGCGATTGTGGTATGTGACTACTACTTACTTTGGTCTTcatatttataaattcaaagTGCTTTTGTTTCCAACAAGAATCTCAAAGTATTATAGACTTGCTCAGAATCATGTTTATTATGGTCACACTCACACATAATGTTCTTATCTGCTTTTCCTCCTGAAGAGAAATATTAAGATTCATATATAACAGATACAAGGACCAAGTTCTAGTCTAGTAATTGATAGTTGTTTATTATACCTAGGCTGAACTTTCTACTCACCTAAAAGTTCTCTGACAAAACTTACATACAGTTATTATAGGTGTTATTTGTACTGTTTTCCAATTTGAATTAGAGTTTTACCCTGGTAATATGCAAAATACCGGTTTGCATTAAAAGACTGCATATTACTAAGGTAAAACTCTTATTCTGATTGGAAAATAACACTTATAAAACTCTAAGTTTTCCCCAAAGCTTTAACAAGTTAGAACATGTGGAGAAGTTAGAACTGATAACTCATGGAAACGCATTGCTTTATGTGCAAGACATAATGAACACGTTTTCTATTCATCGTGTTATACATGGATCACAATGAACACGTTTATTACACTGTTGAATTTTAGATTTATCGTGTTACACAGATTATATTGAACACATTTATTGCACAGTTGAATTTTTAGACTACTATAAATTTCTAGGCAGAGAGTGGTGTTGGttagaaaataatcattaacaagtgaattattattttggttCAAAAATTGTACAAAACTAATGTATAGTTCTTAAGGTACTTTTGGTGTTATCCAATTAGAATTTAACTTTCAACTTAGTAATTCACATAATAAAAGTTTGAATTAAGATTAGCATATATTACAGAGATTAAAGTCCAATTCTTATTGGAAAAACTGTATCTTGTACTATATAAACTTGATCATAatgatttgtaattttatataatatttagacctgaaattttagaaattaatcaAGTATATTGTAAATTTGTATTAAAGTCTACTTGACCAAAATAAATGGAACCATGAGGCAATGGAACATATATAACTTACTATTTTATTGAAGTAGGAATGGGAGATGGTTCAAGACAAGGCTATTTGGGAAGATCCACATATTTATTCCTAGTCCTGAAGGTGCAAGGACCATATTTGCTAATGACTTTGTTCTATTCAACAAGGGTTATGTAAAATCAATGGCAGATGCCGTGGGACAGAAAAGCTTGTTATGTGTACCCGTTGAGAGTCACAAAAGAATAAGGGGTCTTCTATCTGAACCATTTTCCATGACTTCCCTATCAGCATTTGTCACCAAATTTGACAAAATGTTATGTGGAAGGCTGCAAAAGCTAGAAGAAAGCGGGAAAAGTTTCAAAGTGTTGGACCTCTGTATGAAGGTAAAACCAAAGTTTtactagtttaatttttatgtatataaaagtttttatattctcaatcaattaaaaattataatatatatatgacttttaagataattaacgaaaaaatcaataaatttattataacaaaaatttgtcattacattataacaaaattcttttacatatattatttattagaagaaACGTTACATGGTCCTAAGATCATTTAGGCCCATCTAATCTTCATGTAACATTTTGTCAATTCTTTTCTAAATTGAAAAATGTGGTTATGTGTCACTGAAGATTAACTGGAATGACATAATCCGGAACATGAAATAATTTCTCATATTTACTTAGTAAATggattaatttatcaaaatttgacGCTTCGTCGTATAATGCCACTCTGATTCCTAATGCCCATGAAATGTTTGCATTTAAAGATGACATTTGATGCAATGTGTGACATGCTGATGAGCATAACGGAGGATTCATTACTACGACAGATCGAGGAAGACTGCACTGCCGTCTCTGATGCCATGTTATCCATTCCTATAATGATTCCTCGCACCAGATACTATAAAGGCATCACGGttagtgatatttttaaaagtatactGTATTTTGTTTTACATGTTAGCCACATATAGTtgatctaaaaaaataactagTTGTATCTAAATTTGTGTTGTTTACTAGGATTAAATTTAAGTGGAGCCAGTTACCCTTTAATCATTTAGATATGAGACACTTTTAGTTTTATTCtcccaataaaaaatttagttattttagtCCTTCGAATTCATTGAATATTGATTTTAGTCCACGATAGTAAATttgaagaaacaattttttttagtttttcaaaatgAAGTTGAAGGACTAAAGATTTCCCGAACTtgaggaattaaaaaaacatattttaattggaGGACCAAAAGTATTTCAAATCTaagagattaaaaacatatttaaattttaattttttttcttagcatGAAAAGTTTAAAGTAAATAGTAAAATAAGTAATCTTAGGGATTGATGGAAAAAATAACAACAGTtgatataataaatgaaaaactttttttttacacaaaaatgATCGACATGTTAGAATATcaaatattgattttcttagcAGCAATTGAAATTactatattattcattttaaccTAGTAAAATCCAAAGTTTTATTATggttgaactaaaaaaaattgctaaagCAGGCTCGTAAAAGGGTCATGGAAACTTTCGGAGAGATCATTGCCAGA
The Glycine max cultivar Williams 82 chromosome 16, Glycine_max_v4.0, whole genome shotgun sequence genome window above contains:
- the LOC100789430 gene encoding abscisic acid 8'-hydroxylase 3 isoform X2, giving the protein MLNLLREEVLLVVQKYYYDLIMVALFTIGVTYLASKAWKRATTNNREEIPGRLGLPFIGETFSFLSATNSTRGCYDFVRLRRLWNGRWFKTRLFGKIHIFIPSPEGARTIFANDFVLFNKGYVKSMADAVGQKSLLCVPVESHKRIRGLLSEPFSMTSLSAFVTKFDKMLCGRLQKLEESGKSFKVLDLCMKMTFDAMCDMLMSITEDSLLRQIEEDCTAVSDAMLSIPIMIPRTRYYKGITARKRVMETFGEIIARRRRGEETPEDFLQSMLQRDSLPASEKLDDSEIMDNLLTLIIAGQTTTAAAMMWSVKFLHDNRETQDILREEQLSITKMKPEGASINHEDLNSMRYGLKVVKETLRMSNVLLWFPRVALEDCTIEGYDIKKGWHVNIDATHIHHDSDLYKDPLKFNPQRFDEMQKPYSFIPFGSGPRTCLGINMAKVTMLVFLHRLTGGYTWTLDDLDTCLEKKAHIPRLRNGCPITLKSLSKSMPEA